From the Tribolium castaneum strain GA2 chromosome 2, icTriCast1.1, whole genome shotgun sequence genome, one window contains:
- the LOC103313116 gene encoding gastrula zinc finger protein XlCGF26.1 — MRCRRKFVKSSSFTSSSSDFNTTKCLTEMDNRIVSCNEEYEYSSDEESEVEDEPFVLSSDSEDDAIRDIYGIPKDLNIVFVDIETAKKELNSKGFVLKHLEQDGEVERIVCTCDGAFQCLYHIKIEEPLNIKEEEPEIPKIEVETTSLNELKTKMKLKLKNEPEEKKIETIASTSRISSPKLNNSNIKDKDQKNPKLKRKQYKCKICDKILNLSGKYHHLRTHKKPFVCEFCGLRFSLKGSLKAHLLQHTGEKPHVCEFCGRSFSRKDYLTEHLHRHTGKKPIVCEHCGKSFRTKPVLKTHLLVHNIGYGCEFCSKVFRYEKSLNSHKQNIHSEEKPFVCTHCNQRYCTLLAFTNHLETHGIKRKIHESGPLLCQICDKEFLTKNRLKSHLLTHGDQKFSCSFCAKAFNTKARLMVHNRVHTGEKQNVCKSCGRTFNSVPGLQHHMYFHTGEKPYECKMCDKAYVLAENLKYHMMVHTGEKPYSCPHCDKKSRSKFDMECHIRIHTGEKPFKCDTCSKAFRNPRYLKSHKKKAH; from the coding sequence ATGCGTTGCCGAAGAAAATTTGTGAAGTCGTCCAGTTTTACATCTTCAAGTAGCGATTTCAACACTACAAAGTGTTTAACCGAAATGGATAATAGAATAGTTTCATGCAACGAAGAATATGAATATTCAAGTGATGAAGAAAGTGAAGTTGAAGATGAACCTTTTGTGTTGAGTAGTGATAGTGAAGATGATGCAATTAGGGACATTTATGGGATTCCCAAAGACTTAAACATTGTGTTTGTCGATATTGAAACGGCAAAGAAAGAACTAAATAGCAAAGGATTCGTTTTAAAGCATTTGGAACAAGATGGAGAGGTTGAGAGAATTGTTTGCACTTGTGATGGAGCATTTCAGTGCTTATATCATATCAAAATAGAAGAGCCATTAAACATTAAAGAAGAAGAGCCAGAAATTCCCAAAATAGAAGTTGAAACAACAAGCTTAAATgaacttaaaactaaaatgaaacttaaacttaaaaatgaaccagaagaaaaaaaaattgaaacaattgCCTCCACCTCTAGGATATCTTctccaaaattaaataattcaaatatcAAAGATAAAGACCAAAAAAATCCGAAACTGAAGCGAAAACAATACAAGTGTAAGATTTGtgacaaaatattaaacttatCAGGAAAGTATCATCATCTACGTACCCACAAAAAACCGTTTGTTTGTGAATTCTGTGGTTTGAGATTTTCACTAAAAGGTAGTCTAAAGGCACACCTTCTACAACatacaggagaaaaaccgcaCGTTTGTGAATTCTGTGGTCGCAGTTTTTCACGAAAGGACTATCTAACTGAACACCTACATCGCCATACAGGAAAAAAACCAATTGTGTGTGAACATTGTGGTAAAAGTTTCAGAACTAAGCCAGTTTTAAAAACACATCTACTTGTACACAATATAGGGTACGGTTGTGAATTTTGTTCGAAAGTTTTCCGATATGAGAAATCACTTAATTCACACAAACAAAATATACATTCGGAGGAAAAACCGTTTGTTTGTACACATTGCAACCAAAGATATTGCACCTTATTGGCATTTACAAATCATCTGGAAACTCATGGTATTAAACGTAAAATCCACGAAAGTGGCCCATTATTATGTCAAATTTGTGATAaagaatttttgacaaaaaacagATTAAAATCACACTTGTTGACTCACGGAGACCAAAAGTTTTCCTGTAGCTTTTGCGCTAAGGCATTTAACACTAAAGCTCGACTTATGGTGCACAACAGAGTCCATACAGGAGAAAAACAAAACGTTTGTAAGTCTTGTGGACGAACATTCAACTCTGTGCCGGGACTCCAACATCATATGTATTTCCACACTGGAGAAAAACCGTACGAATGTAAAATGTGCGATAAAGCTTATGTCCtggctgaaaatttaaaatatcatatGATGGTTCATACTGGTGAAAAACCATATTCGTGTCCACATTGTGATAAAAAATCTAGGAGCAAATTTGACATGGAATGCCACATTAGGATTCATACGGGGGAAAAACCGTTCAAATGTGACACCTGTTCGAAAGCGTTCCGGAACCCGAGATATCTCAAAAGTCATAAAAAGAAGGCACATTAA
- the LOC135265300 gene encoding gastrula zinc finger protein XlCGF58.1-like: MAILRQLLTKAMKPEILQAPEIGKTDFDNLCLACLSKDCLRNVFVITYEGAALISLLEDLLNFHVAAGDDLPKKICKKCVEEIIQFYVFKKRFNETQTKLQRVLIEKDDKVVSSNGQLSRDEEFIVKDSDVENEVFVLSSDTEDDALRNFYGIPKDLNIVFVDIETAKKELNSEGFVLKHLEQDGEVETIVCTCDGASQCLYHLKVKEQEISKVEVETVVPILDLNHSSIKDKPEEKEVETIVSTSRKSSPNLNNSNSEDKEQEIPEQFKCNICDKIFNLRVKKQHLRTHNIKEKPPTCQICSRVFRFRKHLREHMRVHTGEKPFVCEFCGLRFTQNCSLKSHFLLHTGEKPYVCEFCGRSFSRKDYLTEHLHRHTGKKQYVCECCGNGFITNPMLKKHLLVHNIGYVCEFCSKAFRYEKSLNSHKQNRHSEEKPFTCTHCNNRFCTILALTNHLKTHGIQREIQQSENLCQICDKEFFSKHRLKSHLLNHGNQKFITRGNQKLSTRGNQKLLIHGDQKFSCTSCDKKFYTQAQLTIHNRVHTGEKENLCKYCGQIFTSGNGLLQHMYLHTGEKPYECKICDKAFVQSHHLKHHMMVHTDEKPYACTHCDKQFRSKFNLECHVRLHTGEKPFKCDTCSKAFRNPIYLGRHKKKAH; encoded by the exons ATGGCCATATTGAGACAATTATTAACCAAAGCAATGAAGCCAGAAATATTGCAAGCCCCCGAAATTGGAAAAACCGATTTTGACAATTTGTGTCTCGCTTGTTTATCCAAAGATTGTCTCAGGAATGTTTTTGTGATAACATACGAGGGGGCTGCCTTAATATCACTACTCGAGGATTTACTCAACTTTCAC gtCGCAGCAGGCGATGACTTGCCTaaaaaaatctgcaaaaaaTGCGTCGAAGAAATCATCCAGTTTTACgtctttaaaaaacgatttaacgAAACTCAAACAAAGCTACAAAGAGTTTTGATAGAAAAGGATGATAAAGTAGTTTCATCTAATGGACAACTTTCACGTGATGaagaatttattgttaaagACAGTGATGTAGAAAATGAAGTTTTTGTGTTGAGTAGTGATACTGAAGATGATGCACTTAGGAACTTTTATGGGATTCCCAAAGACTTAAACATTGTGTTTGTCGATATTGAAACGGCAAAGAAGGAATTAAATAGCGAAGGATTTGTTTTAAAGCATTTGGAACAAGATGGAGAAGTTGAGACAATTGTTTGTACCTGTGATGGAGCATCTCAGTGCTTATATCATTTGAAAGTAAAAGAACAAGAAATTTCCAAAGTAGAAGTTGAAACAGTTGTTCCCATTCTAGACTTAAATCATTCAAGCATTAAAGATAAACCagaagaaaaagaagttgAAACAATTGTCTCCACCTCTAGGAAATCTTCTCCAaacttaaataattcaaacagTGAAGATAAAGAGCAAGAAATTCCGGAACAATTCAAGTGTAACATTTGTGACAAAATATTCAATTTAAGAGTAAAGAAGCAACATCTTCGTACACATAACATAAAAGAGAAACCTCCCACTTGTCAAATTTGTTCTCGTGTATTTCGTTTTAGAAAACATTTAAGGGAACATATGAGAGTACACACGGGGGAAAAACCGTTTGTTTGTGAATTCTGTGGTTTGAGATTTACACAAAATTGTAGTCTAAAGTCACACTTTCTACTACATACAGGAGAAAAGCCGTACGTTTGTGAATTCTGTGGTCGCAGTTTTTCACGAAAGGACTATCTAACTGAACACCTACATCGCCATACAGGAAAAAAACAATATGTGTGTGAATGTTGCGGTAACGGTTTCATAACTAATCCAATGTTAAAAAAGCATCTACTTGTACACAATATAGGGTACGTTTGTGAATTTTGTTCGAAAGCTTTCCGATATGAGAAATCACTTAATTCACACAAACAAAATAGACATTCGGAGGAAAAACCGTTTACTTGTACACACTGTAACAATAGATTTTGCACCATATTGGCACTTACAAACCATCTGAAAACTCATGGTATTCAACGTGAAATCCAGCAAAGTGAGAACTTGTGTCAAATTTGTGATAAggaatttttctcaaaacacaGATTAAAATCACACTTGTTGAATCACGGAAACCAAAAGTTCATAACTCGCGGAAACCAAAAGTTGTCAACTCGCGGAAACCAAAAGTTGTTGATTCACGGAGACCAGAAGTTTTCCTGTACCTCTTGCGATAAGAAGTTTTACACTCAAGCTCAACTCACGATACATAATAGAGTCCATACAGGAGAAAAAGAAAACCTTTGTAAATATTGTGGTCAAATATTCACCAGTGGGAATGGACTTCTACAGCATATGTATCTCCATACTGGCGAAAAACCATACGAATGTAAAATTTGCGATAAAGCTTTTGTCCAGAGTCATCATTTAAAACATCATATGATGGTTCATACTGATGAAAAACCCTATGCGTGCACACATTGTGACAAACAATTTAGAAGCAAATTTAACTTG